One Clupea harengus chromosome 3, Ch_v2.0.2, whole genome shotgun sequence DNA window includes the following coding sequences:
- the dennd11 gene encoding DENN domain-containing protein 11: MVEQSDRAPLLDWEEVPPPEPAPTVPSPVEENNLRSSPSNCLPADNTTPGAGWSTSPGAPTGVAAVTSRDSSSPSKHSAQWVVESTDELDSTFPGLSLKDHTVTGWEEKDQIVSVFVVTFDTRSGNMVEWCLPQDINLDGVEFKSMASGSHRVANDFIYFRKDSYFGLACFANMPVESELERGARMKSVGILSPSYTLLYRYMHFLENQVRHQLQCPGQYSPLEAFYEDKKAILPPGGNGLVTSCPTSSLTTIVNRCMHPEMKITHPAGCMSQFIRFFGEQIMVLWKFALLRKRILIFSPPPVGVVCYRVYCCCCLANVSIPGIGGSVAELRPFFYINVADITALETELSYVACTTEKIFEEKKDLYDVYIDNQNVRTHRESLQPLLRLNSADKEKYRKLSEQRQLLLYSQEVDGESSANEEDLFILFFMEQNNRIFQTLCEVAGSSDPTLTTEHVRAMGLDPQGDRGFLVDLLEVYGIDVMLVIDNPCCP; this comes from the exons ATGGTGGAGCAGTCGGATCGCGCTCCGCTCCTGGACTGGGAGGAGGTTCCCCCGCCCGAACCGGCTCCGACAGTTCCGTCTCCAGTGGAGGAAAACAATTTGCGGTCCAGTCCGTCTAATTGCCTGCCCGCGGACAACACCACTCCCGGGGCTGGGTGGAGTACCAGTCCCGGGGCTCCAACGGGTGTAGCAGCTGTTACTAGCAGGGACTCGAGCTCGCCATCCAAGCACAGTGCACAGTGGGTTGTTGAGAGCACAGATGAACTGGACAGTACGTTCCCAGGACTGTCTTTGAAAGACCATACAGTGACCGGATGGGAGGAAAAGGATCAAATTGTCTCCGTGTTTGTCGTCACGTTTGACACCAGATCAG GTAACATGGTGGAGTGGTGCCTTCCTCAGGATATTAACTTAGACGGGGTGGAGTTCAAATCCATGGCCAGCGGCTCCCACAGAGTCGCCAACGACTTCAT ATACTTCCGGAAGGACTCGTACTTCGGGCTGGCATGCTTCGCCAACATGCCAGTGGAgagtgagctggagagaggggcAAGGATGAAATCAGTCGGAATTCTGTCCCCCTCATATACCCTCCTCTACCGCTACATGCATTTTCTGGAGAACCAGGTTCG GCACCAGCTGCAGTGTCCTGGGCAGTACTCTCCTCTGGAGGCCTTTTATGAGGACAAGAAGGCTATTCTTCCTCCAGGTGGAAATGGCTTAGTCACTTCCTGTCCCACCAGCTCACTCACTACCATTGTCAACCGCTGTATGCATCCTGAGATGAAG ATCACCCACCCAGCAGGATGCATGTCTCAGTTCATCCGGTTCTTTGGGGAGCAGATTATGGTACTGTGGAAGTTCGCTCTGCTCAGGAAACGCATCCTCATCTTCTCACCGCCTCCGGTTGGGGTGGTCTGCTATAGAG tgtactgctgctgttgccttGCCAACGTCTCCATCCCTGGGATTGGTGGTTCTGTGGCGGAGCTCCGCCCCTTTTTCTACATTAACGTGGCTGACATCACTGCCCTGGAGACAGAGCTGTCATACGTGGCCT gtactaCGGAGAAGATCTTTGAGGAGAAGAAGGATCTGTATGATGTGTACATAGACAACCAGAATGTGAGGACGCACAGAGAAAGCCTGCAGCCTCTGCTCCGACTCAACAGCGCTGACAAAGAGAAGTACCGCAAACTGAGTGAGCAGAG GCAGTTGCTGCTGTACTCTCAAGAGGTTGATGGAGAAAGCAGCGCTAATGAAGAGGACCTCTTCATCCT GTTCTTCATGGAGCAAAATAACCGGATCTTCCAGACGCTGTGTGAGGTGGCTGGGAGCTCGGATCCCACGCTGACCACCGAGCATGTGAGGGCCATGGGCTTGGACCCACAGGGGGACCGGGGCTTTCTGGTGGACCTGCTGGAGGTGTACGGCATCGACGTCATGCTGGTCATCGACAACCCCTGCTGCCCCTGA
- the wee2 gene encoding wee1-like protein kinase 2, translating to MARSSERLVQPLCFSSCGEEDSGDSSSEDWGPSRGQLRRSLTFRSPIQSPSSVCRTPRVQRHRRSSITASPSFPSSPIPYEAWNKLRLCESPSTPKSLFSKSAQPDSCSRLPRSHRNLLFSSCEKLSRFPSVNVNPFTPETVQRTSEHYKRKSCRSDDDDDDCHRSKDAQTSSDEEYYLPPKRPAVRALMLSRYESEFLELGRLGVGEFGAVYKCVKRLDGCLYAIKRSRHPVAGSAKEQLALKEVYAHAVLGQHPHVVRYYSAWAEDEHMIIQNEYCDGGSLLDVITEKEQQGEFLKEPELKDLLLQVSMGLKYIHSLGLVHLDIKPSNIFVCLRPGSSAGGEGDSEEEEDVYPSSGVVYKIGDLGHVTSVSNPQVEEGDSRFLANEVLHEDYSQLPKADIFALGLTTLLAAGVPALPQNGDEWHRLRQAHLPVLPQKLSAAFTSLLQGLLDPDPALRPSDSALCRHPLLRRERAGNMAAELRKELNVEKFRTAMLERELKEARLAALSPRQSATTGNHCGQIGSLPKTGRRVVGRNAAKSVSFGGLGC from the exons ATGGCTCGTTCAAGTGAGCGTTTGGTGCAGCCCCTTTGCTTCTCCAGCTGTGGGGAGGAGGACAGCGGCGATAGCTCGTCAGAGGACTGGGGCCCCTCCCGCGGCCAACTCCGGAGAAGCCTCACCTTCAGGAGTCCCATCCAAAGCCCATCCTCGGTCTGCCGCACCCCCAGGGTCCAGCGGCACCGGAGGAGCAGCATCACTGCGTCCCCCTCCTTCCCCAGCTCGCCCATTCCTTACGAGGCCTGGAACAAGCTGAGGCTGTGCGAGTCGCCCAGCACACCTAAG AGTCTGTTCTCTAAATCCGCCCAGCCAGACTCCTGCAGTAGGCTTCCCCGCAGTCACAGGAacctgctcttctcctcctgcgaGAAGCTCAGCCGCTTCCCCTCGGTCAACGTCAACCCCTTCACCCCAGAGACCGTCCAGAGGACCAGTGAGCACTACAAGAGGAAGAGCTGCAGgagtgacgatgatgatgatgattgccACAG atCAAAAGATGCCCAGACCTCATCTGATGAAGAGTATTATCTGCCTCCGAAG AGGCCTGCTGTGCGGGCTCTCATGCTGTCTCGTTATGAGAGCGAGTTCCTGGAGCTGGGTAGGCTGGGTGTGGGGGAGTTTGGCGCTGTGTACAAGTGCGTGAAGAGGCTGGACGGCTGTCTCTACGCCATCAAACGCTCCCGCCACCCTGTCGCAGGCTCAGCCAAAGA GCAGCTGGCTCTGAAGGAGGTGTATGCCCATGCTGTGTTGGGCCAGCATCCCCATGTTGTGCGCTATTACTCCGCCTGGGCAGAGGATGAACACATGATCATTCAGAATGAATATTGTGATG GTGGGAGTCTACTGGATGTCATTACAGAAAAGGAACAGCAGGGGGAGTTCTTAAAGGAGCCGGAGCTGAAGGATCTTCTGCTGCAGGTGTCCATGGGTCTGAAGTACATCCACAGCTTAGGCCTAGTGCACCTGGACATTAAACCCA gcaacatctttgtctGTCTGCGGCCTGGCTCtagtgcaggaggagagggggacagcGAGGAAGAAGAGGATGTGTACCCTTCATCAGGCGTAGTTTACAAGATTG GTGACCTGGGCCATGTGACCTCCGTCTCCAACCCCCAGGTGGAAGAGGGAGACAGCCGCTTCCTGGCTAATGAGGTTTTGCACGAG GACTACAGCCAGCTGCCCAAGGCTGATATCTTTGCTCTGGGTCTGACGACACTGCTGGCTGCCGGCGTGCCAGCGCTGCCCCAGAATGGAGACGAGTGGCACCGTCTGCGCCAGGCTCACCTGCCTGTCTTACCCCAGAAGCTCTCGGCTGCCTTCACCAGTCTCCTTCAG GGCCTGCTGGACCCCGACCCTGCGTTGCGTCCATCTGATTCTGCACTGTGCAGACACCCTTtgctgaggagggagagagctggcAACATGGCCGCAGAGCTGCGCAAGGAGCTGAACGTGGAGAAGTTTAGGACTGCCATGCTAGAAAG GGAGCTGAAGGAGGCCAGGTTGGCAGCATTGTCTCCCCGGCAGAGTGCTACGACAGGGAACCACTGTGGCCAGATAGGCTCTCTACCCAAAACAGGCCGCAGGGTGGTTGGTCGGAATGCTGCGAAGTCCGTGAGCTTTGGTGGCCTGGGCTGCTGA
- the bida gene encoding BH3 interacting domain death agonist — MDVTGDANTAFGNITSQVFLTFLQQKGCQNVELEQELSDLERKLKHVQDINCNSVGLACTYGAPNREVYSGDDDELQTDGHSPSVHFQHLLQNHHPNVHAPPPAVPIPDPALRGVALELIEIADQLENSVMARATDNLLRSLQNSNSLQWSKHLAQAVENVHGALQRSRGLDDLPQERLLMALSLSLIKGVCERTPRFLCDLFRIWQQQDHHLR; from the exons ATGGATGTTACCGGAGATGCAAACACTGCCTTCGGTAACATTACATCCCAGGTCTTCTTAACGTTCTTGCAACAAAAAGGTTGTCAAAACGTTGAACTGGAACAGGAACTGTCAGACTTGGAAAGGAAGCTGAAACATGTTCAAGATATCAACTGCAACAGTGTCGGGTTAGCGTGTACCTACGGCGCACCTAACAGAGAAGTTTACAGTGGGGATGACGATGAACTCCAAACAGACGGACACTCGCCTTCCGTTCACTTTCAGCATCTTTTGCAAAACCACCATCCCAACGTGCACGCGCCACCACCAG CGGTTCCAATCCCTGATCCTGCTCTGAGAGGCGTGGCCCTAGAGTTGATAGAAATTGCAGACCAGTTGGAGAACAGCGTGATGGCCCGTGCCACAGACAACCTCTTAAGATCTCTGCAGAACTCTAACTCACTG CAATGGAGCAAGCACCTGGCACAGGCGGTTGAGAATGTTCACGGAGCTCTGCAGCGGAGTCGCGGTCTGGATGATCTCCCTCAGGAGCGTCTGCTTatggccctctccctctcactcatcaAGGGGGTGTGCGAGCGCACCCCTCGTTTCCTTTGTGACCTCTTCCGCATCTGGCAGCAGCAGGACCACCACCTCAGGTGA
- the bcl2l13 gene encoding LOW QUALITY PROTEIN: bcl-2-like protein 13 (The sequence of the model RefSeq protein was modified relative to this genomic sequence to represent the inferred CDS: substituted 1 base at 1 genomic stop codon): MDPVPTTVPEGFRYETRYVLLSYLALPPALRPLAIHSTAAEGGDARSVEEREKEKERSTRIKTEIDAELTLLEEEIAALSSVTGFDRMSSAVFSPAHGDSPVEDSLAVLGDRVAQELDPLLSSVTHSLLSGXVNFHEDRLQGAVQEVCIHTQEGWSQVLVPLVLLQRLQDEGQSLATVLSLGTRFLEEAQADFIIQQGGWGAVFSLEEEEDPGVIIAEDSNDIYILSGEQIPPDHLSPPASLLATAEGSGPASWQTESLAASLVSGHESWAQVGMMDPEDAKSLDSNEGVAALAEERSENNSSNSDIVHVEREDAELLAEGEELQESMLSVLGTESDLAALRAEFKEEEEDAIPSHTALIPDAPQALVVLEEPVVLEAPASLSAVPPLLVSADMEPPPEPVPESKPEPPAPVPEPQPEAPSEAPSMASAVESPPPSPIKEATAPPAPEPQPEPASEPVLEPVVVPEPVPIQEPPVAQLEVPEAAAAPILETLVTPPAEALLQAPEPAPAPAPAPAAEPEPEPEPKPESSELPVLLYGGAALVVMAAVAAYGALAYRRK; this comes from the exons GTGGTGATGCACgctctgtggaggagagggaaaaggaaaaagaaagaagcacAAGGATAAAGACAGAGATCGATGCAGAGCTGACAttactggaggaggagattgcAGCCT tGTCCTCCGTGACTGGCTTTGACCGTATGTCCTCTGCGGTGTTCAGCCCTGCCCATGGGGACAGCCCTGTGGAGGACAGCCTGGCTGTGCTGGGGGACCGTGTGGCCCAGGAGCTGGACCCCCTCCTGAGCTCCGTCACCCACTCACTCCTCAGCGGGTGAGTCA ACTTCCATGAAGACAGGCTTCAGGGGGCTGTTCAGGAggtgtgcattcacacacaggaaGGCTGGAGCCAG GTGTTGGTGCCTTTAGTGTTGCTGCAGCGGTTACAGGATGAGGGACAGTCTCTGGCCACCGTGCTGTCTTTAGGAACACGCTTCCTGGAGGAGGCACAGGCCGACTTCATCATCCAGCAGGGtggatgg GGCGCAGTATTTAGtttggaggaagaagaagacccTGGTGTAATCATTGCGGAAGACAGCAACGACATCTACATCCTGTCGGGCGAACAGATCCCCCCCGACCACCTCAGCCCCCCCGCATCGCTCCTGGCAACGGCTGAAGGCAGCGGTCCCGCCTCGTGGCAGACTGAGAGCTTGGCCGCGTCGCTGGTGTCGGGGCACGAGTCGTGGGCACAG GTGGGCATGATGGATCCTGAGGACGCCAAGAGCCTGGACAGCAACGAGGGCGTGGCGGCCCTGGCGGAAGAGCGCAGCGAGAATAACTCCTCCAACTCGGACATCGTCCACGTGGAGCGGGAGGATGCAGAGCTCCTGGCCGAAGGGGAGGAGCTTCAGGAGAGCATGCTGAGTGTGCTGGGCACAGAGAGCGATCTGGCAGCGCTCCGGGCGGAGTttaaggaggaagaggaggacgccATTCCCAGTCACACGGCACTCATCCCAGATGCTCCACAGGCCTTAGTGGTGCTGGAGGAGCCCGTCGTCTTGGAAGCGCCTGCTAGCTTGTCGGCAGTGCCCCCCCTCCTGGTGTCTGCAGACATGGAACCACCACCAGAACCTGTCCCAGAGTCTAAGCCAGAGCCCCCTGCCCCGGTCCCTGAGCCTCAACCAGAGGCCCCTAGTGAAGCCCCCAGTATGGCCTCTGCAGTAGAGtctcctcccccatctcccATCAAGGAAGCCACTGCTCCTCCTGCCCCCGAACCCCAGCCTGAGCCAGCATCAGAACCAGTATTGGAGCCAGTGGTGGTACCAGAGCCAGTGCCCATCCAGGAGCCCCCTGTGGCACAGCTTGAGGTACCAGAGGCGGCAGCTGCCCCGATCTTGGAAACCCTGGTTACTCCACCAGCTGAAGCTCTGCTCCAGGCACCagaaccagcaccagcaccagcaccagcaccagcagccgaaccagagccagagcctgAACCCAAGCCAGAGTCATCTGAGCTGCCTGTCCTGCTTTATGGTGGCGCCGCCCTGGTGGTCATGGCGGCAGTTGCTGCCTACGGAGCGCTGGCCTACAGGAGGAAGTAG